The Populus alba chromosome 6, ASM523922v2, whole genome shotgun sequence genome contains a region encoding:
- the LOC118053040 gene encoding nuclear intron maturase 3, mitochondrial, which yields MLIVNLKKVTTTFDLRLSSPTTSSLKLLYSTLTLNPNTSQNPKTPPIQNPTKPLTTPQLKTLVLSQYSHGKFSNLIQNVVGLPSVLLTASQNLITPHSNDGLNCTESNELAESTQPHLSLFQSVSKRFSIEEMGREIFENRFDIEAHCVKMSDEGETLVLPNLKLKVFIEAIRIVLEIVYDDRFVTFSYGGRVNMGRHTAIRYLKNSVNNPSWWFSVCFNDVKFDTRKVDKLCLFIEEKIKDAILIDVIKRLFDCGALRIELGRCYLGKGLPQECGLCSILINVYFNGFDREIQEMRLRMSKENPKLDQNEIGEGSSSSYKPLKMHAVRYLDEILVITSGSKMLTMNLKKWVLKFLEGELELNVDRVKTAIHSAVSEKIDFLGMELQAVPPSVLHPPMSEKAIRARKKYIRQKEVKALELKNARERNRKKLGLKLLSHVFKKSKQSDGFKFDFQIENEVREIFQTWADEVVQDFLGSLEERWTWHRMLTAGDFLSLRHIRDQLPQELVDSYDKFQEQVHKHLSPVKARKALEEEGRRIKEEEERKYAERTVDDLTKLCMKVSAPIELVRKAVKMAGFTNKMGRPRPISILTSLEDADIIKWYAGVGRRWLDFFCCCHNLKMVKTVVSYHLRFSCILTLAEKHEATKIECIRHYTKDLKVPDMNGSEEVHFPTEKEVKMMGDKNLSDPKPVDGALSLLLIRLASDEPSHSCVGHFCDKTDTVMYRLRLLQNILNVNPADEDKWVPRMSAIHESLNQMCLPLCSGHKSDLYTGKITLRDVDCTSHVNVD from the coding sequence ATGCTTATTGTTAACCTCAAGAAAGTTACAACAACATTTGATCTCAGACTTTCATCTCCAACAACCTCTTCGCTTAAACTCCTTTATTCTACACTAACCTTAAACCCCAACACCAGCCAGAATCCTAAGACCCCACCAATCCAAAACCCTACAAAACCCCTAACAACACCCCAGCTCAAAACCCTAGTCCTTTCCCAATACTCCCATGGAAAGTTCTCCAATCTTATCCAAAACGTCGTTGGTTTACCTTCAGTCCTCCTCACTGCCTCTCAGAACCTCATTACCCCCCACAGCAATGATGGACTTAACTGCACCGAGTCGAACGAGTTGGCCGAGTCAACTCAGCCGCACCTCTCTCTTTTCCAATCCGTTTCGAAGCGTTTCTCAATTGAAGAAATGGGTCGTGAGATTTTTGAGAATCGGTTTGATATTGAGGCTCATTGTGTCAAAATGAGTGACGAAGGTGAGACCTTGGTTCTGCCAAATTTGAAACTTAAGGTTTTTATTGAAGCTATTAGGATTGTTTTAGAAATTGTTTATGATGATCGTTTTGTCACGTTTTCTTATGGTGGACGTGTTAATATGGGGCGGCATACGGCTATAAGGTACCTAAAGAATTCAGTGAATAATCCAAGTTGGTGGTTTAGTGTTTGTTTTAATGATGTTAAGTTTGATACAAGAAAAGTAGATAAGTTGTGCTTGTTTATAGAGGAGAAAATTAAAGATGCGATTTTGATTGATGTGATAAAGAGGTTGTTTGATTGTGGTGCGTTGAGGATTGAATTAGGTAGGTGTTATTTAGGGAAGGGGTTGCCTCAAGAATGCGGATTGTGTTCAATATTGATTAATGTTTATTTCAATGGATTTGATAGAGAAATTCAAGAGATGCGTTTAAGAATGAGTAAAGAGAATCCTAAACTCGATCAGAATGAGATCGGTGAAGGGTCTAGTTCTTCCTATAAGCCGCTAAAGATGCATGCTGTTAGGTACTTGGATGAGATATTAGTGATTACATCAGGTTCGAAGATGTTGACGATGAATCTGAAGAAATGGGTTTTGAAATTTCTGGAAGGCGAATTGGAGTTGAATGTGGATAGAGTAAAGACAGCTATTCATAGTGCGGTTTCTGAGAAAATTGATTTCCTAGGGATGGAATTGCAGGCTGTCCCACCATCAGTCTTGCATCCGCCAATGTCGGAGAAAGCCATtagagcaagaaaaaaatatattagacaGAAGGAAGTTAAGGCTTTGGAATTGAAAAATGCTCGGGAGAGGAATAGAAAGAAATTGGGTTTGAAATTATTGagtcatgtttttaaaaagtcgAAGCAGAGTGATGggttcaaatttgattttcaaattgagAATGAAGTTCGAGAAATCTTTCAAACTTGGGCAGATGAAGTGGTTCAAGATTTTTTAGGCTCCCTTGAAGAGCGTTGGACATGGCATCGAATGCTCACTGCTGGTGATTTCCTCTCCCTGAGGCACATCAGAGACCAGTTGCCACAAGAGCTGGTCGATTCTTATGACAAGTTCCAAGAGCAGGTACACAAGCATCTGTCACCAGTCAAGGCTAGAAAGGCATTGGAGGAAGAAGGAAGGAGAATCAAGGAAGAGGAGGAAAGGAAGTATGCTGAGAGAACCGTGGATGATCTGACAAAACTGTGCATGAAAGTCTCTGCACCTATTGAACTTGTAAGGAAGGCTGTTAAGATGGCTGGGTTTACAAATAAAATGGGTCGTCCCCGGCCTATCAGCATTCTCACTTCTCTGGAAGATGCTGATATTATCAAGTGGTATGCAGGGGTAGGGAGAAGATGGCTTGATTTCTTTTGCTGCTGCCACAACTTGAAGATGGTGAAAACTGTTGTAAGTTATCATCTGAGGTTCTCCTGTATTTTGACGTTGGCAGAAAAGCATGAAGCAACAAAAATTGAATGCATTAGGCATTACACTAAAGATTTGAAAGTCCCAGATATGAATGGAAGTGAAGAGGTTCACTTTCCCACAGAAAAGGAGGTAAAGATGATGGGGGATAAAAATCTTTCAGATCCAAAACCTGTAGACGGGGCTTTATCTTTGTTACTGATCAGACTGGCTTCTGATGAGCCATCACATTCCTGTGTCGGTCATTTTTGTGACAAAACTGATACTGTTATGTATCGATTGCGGTTGCTGCAGAACATTTTAAATGTGAACCCAGCCGATGAAGACAAGTGGGTTCCAAGGATGAGTGCAATTCATGAAAGTCTGAATCAGATGTGTCTCCCTCTTTGTTCTGGTCACAAAAGTGACTTGTATACTGGGAAAATCACCCTACGGGATGTTGACTGCACTTCACATGTGAATGTTGACTGA
- the LOC118053042 gene encoding probable methyltransferase PMT6 — protein sequence MGGYSWGSAFDSKSGQMIMVALLLMVGSFYTGTLFGNNNASIYVSQLSSSNSSSSHGIYTFTNKVALAYRQTPIVIPESGMNVCPLKFNEYIPCHDVAYVKTLFPSLDLSRREELERHCPPLEKRLFCLVPPPEDYKLPIKWPTSRDYVWRSNVNHTHLAEVKGGQNWVHEKDQLWWFPGGGTHFKHGAADYIERLGNMITDDTGDLRSAGVVQVLDVGCGVASFSAYLLPLDIQTMSFAPRDGHENQIQFALERGIGAMTAAISTKQLPYPSSSFEMVHCSRCRVDWHENGGILIKEVNRLLRDNGYFVYSSPPAYRKDKDYPLIWDKLVNLTSAMCWKLIARKVQTAIWVKKENESCLLHNAEMKQINICDTVDDMKPSWKTPLRNCIPRSAQTNPQKLPPRPERLSVYSKSLSKIGITEEEFSSDAIFWKNQAGHYWKLMNINETDIRNVMDMNAFIGGFAVALNSLPVWVMNIVPMSLNNTLSAIYDRGLIGAFHDWCEPFSTYPRTYDLLHANHLFTHYKDHGEGCLLEDIMLEMDRIIRPEGFIIIRDEESITSRVQHLAPKFLWEVESHVLENKEKKTETVLICRKKFWALV from the exons ATGGGAGGGTACTCATGGGGGTCAGCCTTTGATTCAAAATCAGGGCAGATGATAATGGTGGCTTTGTTATTAATGGTGGGTTCATTTTACACTGGCACTCTTTTTGGCAATAACAATGCCTCCATTTATGTCTCTCAACTCTCCTCTTCTAATTCCTCTTCATCTCAtg GTATTTACACATTCACCAACAAAGTTGCTCTTGCTTATCGACAAACTCCAATTGTAATCCCAGAAAGTGGGATGAATGTATGCCCTTTGAAGTTCAATGAGTATATTCCTTGCCATGATGTTGCTTATGTGAAAACTTTGTTCCCATCCTTGGATCTTTCTAGAAGAGAAGAGCTAGAGAGGCATTGTCCTCCCCTTGAGAAGCGTTTATTTTGCTTGGTGCCACCTCCAGAAGATTATAAATTGCCCATAAAATGGCCAACCAGCAGGGATTATGTGTGGAGAAGCAATGTGAATCATACACATCTTGCTGAAGTCAAAGGAGGACAGAACTGGGTGCATGAAAAAGATCAGCTATGGTGGTTCCCTGGTGGTGGCACTCATTTCAAGCATGGAGCAGCTGATTACATTGAGAG GTTAGGAAATATGATAACTGATGATACAGGTGATCTGCGTTCAGCTGGGGTTGTTCAAGTTCTGGATGTTGGCTGTGGTGTTGCTAGCTTCTCAGCTTATCTTCTTCCTTTGGATATCCAAACAATGTCTTTTGCTCCCAGAGATGGTCATGAAAATCAGATTCAGTTTGCTTTAGAACGAGGAATTGGTGCCATGACTGCTGCCATTTCCACAAAACAGCTACCATATCCCTCTAGCTCTTTTGAGATGGTTCATTGTTCGAGATGTCGTGTTGACTGGCATGAGAATG gtGGTATTTTAATCAAAGAAGTTAATCGTCTTTTGCGAGATAACGGATATTTTGTCTATTCGTCTCCACCTGCTTATAGAAAGGATAAAGATTATCCATTGATTTGGGATAAGTTGGTAAATCTGACTTCTGCTATGTGCTGGAAACTCATTGCTCGAAAAGTTCAAACTGCAATTTgggtcaaaaaagaaaatgagtcaTGCCTCCTGCACAATGCAGAgatgaaacaaataaacatcTGTGATACTGTGGATGACATGAAACCATCATGGAAAACACCACTGAGGAACTGCATACCAAGAAGTGCACAAACTAATCCTCAGAAACTGCCTCCCAGACCAGAACGTCTTTCTGTATATTCGAAGAGTCTCAGCAAAATTG GTATCACTGAAGAAGAGTTTTCTTCAGATGCCATATTCTGGAAAAATCAAGCTGGCCATTACTGGAAGCTGATGAATATCAATGAGACGGATATACGAAATGTCATGGACATGAATGCTTTTATTGGTGGATTTGCTGTTGCTTTGAACTCGCTGCCTGTTTGGGTGATGAATATAGTTCCCATGAGCTTGAATAATACCTTGTCAGCTATTTATGACAGGGGTCTCATAGGAGCTTTTCATGATTG GTGTGAGCCATTCTCAACATATCCACGAACATATGATCTATTGCATGCCAATCATCTCTTCACACACTACAAAGACCATGGAGAAGGTTGCCTGCTAGAGGATATCATGCTGGAGATGGACCGCATTATCCGACCTGAG GGATTTATTATCATCAGAGATGAGGAATCGATTACATCAAGAGTCCAGCATTTAGCTCCAAAGTTTCTGTGGGAGGTCGAATCACATGTTctggaaaacaaagaaaagaagactgAAACTGTACTAATATGCAGAAAGAAGTTCTGGGCATTGGTATAA
- the LOC118053053 gene encoding probable calcium-binding protein CML35: protein MKFIKKLSPKSLFGTKKDRSMVSRSDPSSFGSGTASSSSSASSSAAAKTGFRTPTSILPQVSGDWTDISADLYFELTQAFKLIDRDNDGLVSRNELEALLTRLGAEPPSGEEMAVILGEVDHISVEALASRLGTACEPAGDDELRDAFVFFDSDRDGKITADELLNVYKAFGDDKCTLEDCRRMIAVVDKNGDGFVCFEDFCRMMELRR, encoded by the coding sequence AtgaaattcatcaaaaaactCAGCCCGAAAAGCTTGTTCGGCACCAAAAAAGACCGATCCATGGTATCCAGATCAGATCCATCATCGTTTGGCTCAGGTaccgcctcctcctcctcctccgcgTCCTCCTCCGCTGCAGCCAAGACCGGTTTTCGGACTCCTACCAGCATTTTGCCACAAGTATCGGGTGACTGGACCGATATCTCAGCCGATCTTTATTTCGAGTTGACCCAGGCCTTTAAGCTAATTGACAGGGATAACGACGGCCTAGTCTCAAGAAATGAGCTGGAGGCTCTTCTTACCCGGCTTGGAGCCGAGCCGCCGAGCGGCGAGGAGATGGCCGTTATTTTAGGCGAGGTTGATCATATTAGTGTCGAGGCGCTTGCGAGTCGTCTCGGCACGGCTTGCGAGCCGGCTGGGGACGATGAGCTGAGAGATGCCTTCGTGTTTTTTGACTCGGATCGTGACGGGAAGATAACGGCAGACGAATTATTAAACGTTTACAAGGCATTTGGCGACGACAAGTGCACGTTAGAGGATTGCAGGCGTATGATAGCAGTGGTTGATAAGAATGGAGATGGGTTTGTGTGCTTTGAGGACTTTTGTCGTATGATGGAGCTGCGGAGATGA